The following proteins come from a genomic window of Diorhabda carinulata isolate Delta chromosome X, icDioCari1.1, whole genome shotgun sequence:
- the LOC130902490 gene encoding uncharacterized protein LOC130902490, translated as MSSKYLGVDVTSHRDIYQETIYQVRKAAATTGALRDIVWRNKHIGIETKTRIYKTCITPILTYAIETRVDTKKTKQTLRTTEMKTLGCLIGKTRRDHVRNEDIRQQCNIQDIVRQHVTGKEKYRLAKIIRDGKPEGKRSSGRPQIRWQDSWSSESQIRLNITQ; from the coding sequence ATGTCATCAAAATACTTAGGAGTAGATGTAACAAGCCACCGCGATATTTACCAAGAGACGATATACCAAGTAAGAAAAGCAGCAGCCACAACAGGTGCGTTAAGGGACATAGTGTGGAGAAACAAACATATAGGAATAGAAACGAAAACAAGAATCTACAAAACATGTATAACACCAATACTGACGTATGCCATAGAAACCAGAGTCgatacaaagaaaacaaaacaaactcTAAGAACAACTGAGATGAAAACATTAGGATGCTTAATAGGGAAGACTAGACGAGACCATGTAAGAAACGAAGATATCCGGCAACAATGTAATATTCAGGATATAGTAAGACAACACGTAACGGGAAAGGAGAAGTACAGACTAGCAAAGATCATAAGAGATGGAAAACCCGAAGGGAAAAGATCAAGTGGAAGACCACAAATAAGATGGCAAGATAGCTGGTCATCAGAATCACAAATAAGATTAAACATCACCCAGTAA